TTTTGTGGCCTTGATTGCGACGGTCCCCTCGGTGCCCTGTTCAAACATGGCGTTCGCATTGTCGTCTTTATACATCAGAAGGTCCGAAGGTCTGAAATGGAGAACGTGATTCCTGAATGCTAGGAAGCCGACGTCGATCCAAAACTCCAAAAGAAGCGTGTGGTGCTCAGCCGTCATGAGGTCTGCGTGCCTGGGAATGCCGCTCAGGCGTGGGTCGAAGTTTTTGTAGGCTCTCTTGACTGCTTGTGCTCTCTCTTCTGTCGATCCCAGCTAGAGTCCGAATATCTTAGTGCAAGGCGTTCCTGGCATCATGGTGGGAAACTCGGCTTCCCCAGAGAATATCACGTCGTCGTGATGATAGTCCCTGAGGGCTATTGTCGGTCCCCTAGGGAAGGTTATTACGGATGGTGAAGTTAAGGCCATTGGAGGTAACTGAAAACGGTTCGGTTTGTCACCGATTTTGTAAACATTGATGGAATGGAATGCTGATGAGGAAAGAAATTCGGCGAAAGCTCGGCAAGTGATGGTAGATAACCGAACGAAACCTCTTTGGGGATGTTGAAAGATCGAGAGGGTGGCGGCAAAAGAGGCAGACAGAAGAGCCGTGGGGGAAACGTACTGGAAAAGGAGACGATGGGTCGACTTCGCGAAAGAGAGGAAAGAGTAGTACCCAGTAAGGAGGGAAAGTACCTTATGGTGGGAAACGGTCAAAAGGTCGGTTGGAACACCAGTCCAAACAGCAGGAAGATTGCGCGCATGGCGGCGCGCCACCGATCAATAGCCATGTGGGCGTGATAGAAAGATCCACTGTCTGTTCCTGGCATGCGGGATAGTGCTGCTTCCACTCTTGTATTGATGTTTCTGAGTCTTAAAGCCCGAGTTCATCACACGGAGGGTACAGCCTATGTATGAGATTGAGTATGAAGAAAGCCAACCGATCAAAGTGAGAGAAAGATGGGACGCCATGTTTGAAACTAACAAGCAATGTGGTAGTAGAAGCTGCAGGAAAGTGTGACGTGACGATTGTCGCTGACTGGTTTGCGGCAAGCAACGAGGGCACGCCCAATGTCTAGTGCATGGCTGACTGCGCTTCCTGAATACCTAGGTATCTCGAGATAGTACTGCCCGCCCCGATATCACAAAGAGCGGGAGTTCCGGTACCTCCCTCCCGTGTCTGTCTGCGCCCAGAAGCGGCACCTCAGTGCTTTCTCTGGCACTATGATAACATGTGAATAGGTGACAAATGAACTGGAAAGCTTGATTCAACCTCGGCTTAATCTAGGTAACGGTATTCATACACCACCTCTCGCTCATGCCTGCTTCTGCGCAGCAAGCTTCTGTACTTtccgctcctcctcgtcgagatgcTGCTTCTTGTAGTGGGCGATCACGTGGTCCAGGTTGGTCTGGGAACCAGCGACGACATTGCGCGCGGCATGGTTGGACAGCGCCCTGTGCAAGAGTTCAATCGTCAGCTTCCATAGGTCTTGCTACGTCTACCGCACAGTTCCTTCCCTATCTGTCACTTGtcgggaaggggggaggcTCACTCGGGGAATCTGAGGTCAACGTCGCGGTTCGCAGGGgtggaaaagaagagaagccTGTCGAATCCGGCTTGCTCAACGGCCTTGGTGTGTAGCGCGTTCCTTTCCTTCCATGTCTCCTGCCAGTGGGCGTACTCCTGGATCTTCTTCGTCAAGTACGGCGGCTCGCCGTTCTGGCCGGGAGCGGTGATCTTGTAGACGACGTATGCGGAGGGGATGATCGCGACCACGGCCCAGAAGAAGCCCTGCAGACAAATGTAGGTCAGTATGGCTCTTTCATGACGCAAACGTAGCACGGTAACAGCGATTGGTCCCATCAATGTAGGGGTTTGTTCATGGGACGTACTCCGATGGGCTCCTCGACGGTGTGAGCGTGGTGGCCGTGGTCGCCTCCAGAAGCGTAGGATCTCGATTGGCGCAGGCCAGTCAGCCGTGACTGACGCGCGATGCAGACAGCCCGCGTTCGAATGGCCTGCATCGTGAATGACGTTGCGAAGCGATGTCAATTGACGATTGGGATTCGGTTTATGGGGGCACAGCGTCGAACTGAAGAGGGATCCTCGGGGTGTGGAGGTTAAACCCAAGGCCGGAGGAGCGTCACTTTTCCTGGATAAGCGCTAGCGCGCTCAATGGCGGCTACGGCGTTTATTCGCACCAATCATTGGCTGCCGAATTCAAATAAGTGAGTTCGCCCTCTTACTGGGGCATCTGGAGACAGCTTGGCCAGACGGATGACTTCGGCAGGTTTCTATTTCGTGATGATAAACTGTCCTTTTTCGCAGTTGACTCATTCTCGGTTCTTGAGGTGCTTATAAAGGCGTGCGTTCTCTTCAACTGAACGCATTGCATTATATTGTCGCGGTCCACATCAGTTGTTGAGCTCATTTCAGTTTCCCCTACAGCCACCAACCTCCATTGACACCGGGCTGAAGTTGAAGTTCGGATAACTGGTGGTGATATCCTCAACCACATAACCAACTTAGGTCGACTTCGACCTGTCAACCACATTGTTTCCACAACATACCACTGGATCTCAGACACTGCCGGCTTTCAAAATGGCGCCACGAAATCCCACTAGCGCAGCTCTTTTCCCTTTTACTATCTTCATGGTAAtcttcggcctcgtcttcctcgcaTCATCCGCCTCCGCCTTGGCAGCCCCTGTTGCGCCCTCACCACCAGCTGAGGTCGAACTCATCTGCCACACAGACAATGCGGCAGAATGTTACCCTAAAATCTTCCAACCGACAGAGGAGTTCCAGACTGTTCACGATGACCAAGAACTGCCGCACGGGCTTCATATTCGCATGAACATCAACACGGGCAAAAAGGAAGCCAAGATCAACGACCCTGATGAGAAGACCCCGGGGCTCGAGGGCCTTCCTACGGACCGCTCGATCGTAGTCGTGGACTCGGACAAGGCCCCCGATGCAGATATCCCCAAAGACGCGCCCAAGTACGAGTCTGCAGGC
This sequence is a window from Colletotrichum higginsianum IMI 349063 chromosome 8, whole genome shotgun sequence. Protein-coding genes within it:
- a CDS encoding NADH-ubiquinone oxidoreductase 17.8 kDa subunit, with product MQAIRTRAVCIARQSRLTGLRQSRSYASGGDHGHHAHTVEEPIGGFFWAVVAIIPSAYVVYKITAPGQNGEPPYLTKKIQEYAHWQETWKERNALHTKAVEQAGFDRLLFFSTPANRDVDLRFPEALSNHAARNVVAGSQTNLDHVIAHYKKQHLDEEERKVQKLAAQKQA